The sequence ATAGCCGTCTCCCCCTCCCGCAGGGGGGCTGCTGATTCGATTCTGGAACCGTTTGTGTCTCCGGAACAGTATCCGGCCGGGAATTGGATGATCCAGGACCCCCGTCGCCGGTCTCCATGAGGGTTGTGCCCCTCATGTTCTCGGCAGCCAAGGCATTATCCTCTGGCGCCGTCTTGGTCCCCTCCCGCACTTCTCCGAAGCCCGGAGaaatcctttgggacgacacctcggtgtcgtccgccctaggaggcggggaagcttgtggaggcgtctccctctccctcttctccgGCGAAAGATCCCCCGATGACGATGATTCTTGAGGGATGTCACGAGCCGGACTGAAACATGAAATTTGATATTATTCTTATAATTTATAAAAAGATTGGATGTACGTAAGGCATCCTAAGGTACTTACGATTCGACAAGGGGCTTGGCTCGAGGGCGGTGCTTGGGGACAGCTTCGATGCCTGAATCCGAATCATCCGAGAGGGATATCCCTCCTTCGGAtctatggaggccgccctctttttccctttgagaggagggttctcttcatcctcctcctcctcctcctcctcctcctcgtcctcgtcttcgtctcCCTCCTGAGAGGAAGGAGCCTCGGTTCCTCCGGACATAGTGCCCGAAGTATCTTCGTGATGGAGGCCACCttcggcctccttgctcttcttcttcttgtccttcgccGGCGCTTGGTAGGGcatcgggaccagcatcctcatcaacAGAGGCTCGGCTGGGTTTTCGGGGAGAGGGGCCGGATActtaatccgctccgccttctttatccagccctattCAGTAGATGGAATTTTTAGTACCTCTCCCTAAGATTAACGAGCTAAGTAATGTTCAGAAATATGATACTTACCGAAGATGCCGGATTGTTGCAGTCGATGCCGGTGTCGTCAGACGTCCTTGGCCACGTCTTCTgcttcttgaagagcagcttccagatcccttTGTGCGTCGTGCTGAAGAATCGCTGCAAGGTccgtggcccttccggattaaactcccacattttGAGATGCCGTCGTTGGCAGGGAAGAGCTCGGCggataagcatcacctggatcacatcagcaAGGATGATGTCCTTTGCTATCATGctcttgatgcgcttttgcagcgtcGATACTTCGTCAGGTGATCCCCAgtctagacccttgttggtccagaaCGTGAGCCGCAGAGGAGGTCCAGATCTGAAagcaggagcagcggcccacttggtgccgcggggttcggtgatgtagaaccactcctgctgccataccttgacagtatccacaaatctccctttgggccaggtaacatggtcgagcttgctcaccatggcgccaccgcactcgGATGTTggccctcgaccatcttcggcttcacattaaagaccttgagccacaagccgaagtgtgggggtgCGGAGGAATGCcccacacatgacgatgaacgccgagatgtggaggaaggaattcggggccagatcatggaaatccagcccgtagtagaacatgagacctcaGACGAAGGGATGAAGGGCGAACccaagtcctcggaggaagtgggggataaataccaccctcTTACCGGGCTCCcgggtggggatgacctgccccggGGTTGGAAGCCTGTGTTTAAACTCCGCCATCAGGTACCTCGCCTCGCGTAGATCTTTGATGTCCTTCTCCAttacagaggaggccatccacttgccctggaaACCGGATCCGGCCATTGCTGGAGAAGTTGGGGCGAAGGGAAAGTttagaacttgggcgttggagctcggggacgaaaaggcagaggaagaagaaggcgtgaggtGAACAGATGGGTCTTTGTGCTCTTAtagaggcagtgaatatcaagcgccccctcataagccttaaacctcacctattcccaaggagacgtgcgaacggcatggttggattacccaaatccgcattgatgagaatcccgtgataaggggacacgatctctgctttgacaagacgtgtcaatgaccGTGCCTCGAAACGCGAAACGGGGGCTGTAAAATAGTTCAGAATAATAACaggccagaacataacgtctcGCCGAAAAGGTTGCCCGTGGACGTGActtattttgttttaagtattgtTGCTTTTATAGCTTAGGGTTGTAAGCAGGGTCAAGAAGAATCTCAAGTTGATACTCTGCCAAGGGATTTGTCCACAACTGGTACTTCACATGCCTTAGAAGTAGATTTGAATGAGAATGATACAACCCTTATGTGCAGAAGACTGCTTTGGAGTatccggagaaggaacccgccttgcaatgccgaagacaatctacacgccggatacatcgtcattgaagcccagttcaggggctactgagggagtcctggactagggggtcctcgggcatccgggctatgcgatatgggccggactgatggaccgtgaagatacaagacagaagccctccctcgtgtccggatgggactctcctttgcgtggatggcaagcttggcgttcggattttgcatcttcctttctctgtaaaccgactttgtacaaccctaggtccctccaatgtctatataaaccggagggtttagcccgtaggggcagaataatcatacatgctagacatctatggtttaaccattacgatctcgaggtagaccaactcttctaacccctatactcatcaacgtcaatcaagcaggaagtagggtattacctccattaagagggcctgaacctgggtaaatatcgtgtaccctgcctcctgttacctttgatccttatacgcacagttcgggaccccctacctgagatctgccgattttgacaccgacaggaggcaACTGAGTTGTGGTTCTTCTTTCGTTGATGTCACCTCTAGAGAGATTAGGCGGTGGAGCAGTGATGACCTCGTCTACCCAAGTGGTGTTGTCCCGACGCTGGTGGCGCGGGATCGGGGCCGCAACTCGACGTTACAAGGAGGGCCAGATTGCAATATGTATTTTCTATTCAGGGTGCTTCTTATGAAGTGTTGGACCGAGGTGTAATTTTATGATGATGTTTTATGTAACCATATCATGAAGGGCAGGCAAACAAACATTACTATCCATGTCCGTGTATGTGATGTTGAAATCGTTCATCCATCCTCACACGATCAAGTGTCCTCGCCCTCCGCTCTTGCTTCGCCACCTTGACCTTGACGCAACGCCCTCCACTATCGCCTCCTACGTTCGACCAACCAATGGTGTTGAATGGAGGAGaacggagccccccccccccccccaatcgatGTCCTCCACGCCGTAGGCAACATCGCCACTGCCACACGTCCCGTTCAAAACTGGTAGTGATCAGCCAACACATGCACCAAAGAGCAGGTTCTTCTACTGCCCTCTAATTTTCTCCTCTTGGGTTCTATCATTCTTTAATTTGTCTTATCTTTTGTTTGAATATAAGTGTCATGTTATGCCATGATTTAGATTATTTTGATTTGTGTACTTGTTTCAAGTACCTAACTGACTTCAAGAATAGACATTTTGGGATAAAGCATGGAAGATTCAGTCAGCATGAGTGCAAGTTAGATTGATTTTATATACTCCTTTCTTGCGTTATACTTTTTCTAGTTCTTgcgaatgaaaccactttgaaTAATTCATTGCGTTGATCGTCTTGCCGGGATGCGTGTTCTTGGCCAATTAATTTCCTTGATTGTCTTATTTGATTGCATTCGTTGCCTTGATTTTTCCGTTCCTTTAAAAGTTCACCCCGACTAACTTCTAACCTTGGATCCGCCACTGAAACGCTAAGATTTTGGTAGTTAATGTGCTATTAAAGCTCGGTTTGTGAAGGTCAAACTAAAATTTTGATTCGCTAAGAATTGTATGCTAGTAGTAATGAGTTTGGATCACAAATCAAGCGTAGCTAAAAAAGGAGACCCACTGAAATGGAGTATACAGTAATTTGAATCATTGTTCGAGAAGAAATGCAAGAGCACAAAAACGTGACACTGGATCCAGGTCGCGTTCGCTCAAACTTTATGGACGCTTCCCAACCGGCAGCCTCTATCCGATTATCCGCACAGCTGGACCCGCCACTCGCACCACGTTCCATCCAGCTGACGCACACCGCAGCGCCGCCCTGGGCTgggtccgtccgtccgtccgtccgtcggaTTTTTTCCCCATGCGGCCGAGCACGCCGGGTGCGAAGGGGGAAGCGCACCGGTAATTTCCCACCAATAGCAACCAGACAAAAACCGGCGAAAGAAGGAGACGAGATATAGAAGGAAAAAACCATTCCCGTATTTATAACCCCGCTTCCAGTTCTGGGCACGCAGCCCAAACCCCCCCTCCCCTCCCAAATCCCATCCAGATTTGGCCGCCccaccgccgctgccccgccgccagaTCGGAGCGCGGCCCCGGTCCGATCCCGCTCCGCCCTCCCCAGGTGAGCTCCCGACCCCGCTCGGCTGCCGGCCTACTCGAACCCCGTTCGTATCTTCTCCGATCCGTGTCCTAGAGTAGGAAGCGCGCGTGATCTGATGCGCTGGTGCAAGTTGATGCGTGTTTTTTTTTTCCTTAGATTgtatcatgcttggtttggttttGCGATCTGCGGTGCCGGGAGCCAGGCAATGCGATGATGATGCGCGCGTGGGAATTGCCGCGGCTAGCTCCGTAGATCTAGATCACCTGGCCGCCTGAACTTGGACTGCGTGCTGGATGGAGGAGACGGGCTTGTGATCCGCGATGCCTCGTGAACCACGCCGGGTGGTGGATCCGCGATGGAGCTGGGTTCGGGGTTCGGCCGGTGCTTCCGATGCGGAATTACCTGCCCCCACGAGGAGGTCCAGCCTGCTGCGATCTGTACTATAGTGTTTTGTAGTGACGAGACTTGCAGCTGACGGCAACCTGGAGTGCCTGGTGGGTGCGTGCGGTGACTTGAGTTAGGATCACTCATTTTGACACATAGATCGGGTAACCTATAGTATTCCCCTATCGTCATGGATAGAAAGGTGCTTCACTGTTTTGGAAGAAATAGATCTATTGATGGGAAGTGAAGCATGAGCTTGTTTGATGATAATTATCCATTTTATCGCTTTAGCCTTTATGTTTCCATTTCCAGCCAATTCCGCTAGTATTGGCACCACAAATTAGCTAGGAGTAGTTATGATTTCAAGTGTACTCTTCTTATTAGCCCAGTCAAGCATTTCTCTAGTTGTATTCGCGCAAAAAAACATTTCTCTAATTGGACAATGGTTATGCTGATTGATTGCTTTCAGTTTAAATTACGTGCCAACTTGGTTTCACTAAACTGCATGTTTTCCCCACTAGAAACCAACACAACACAAATACCAAATTAACTATGTTTTCATAAAGTATTACCATAAACATACAATTCCATGCAATCCCATCATCTTGGTGTCCTGCAATGTGGTGAGTGGCCTGCATTTACCTGACCAGTTGTTTAGTGTCCAACACCACCTTGGCTACACAACGCGAGCCTTGGGTTATGACATATGCACCCAAACCCATGTGCACTtgccttgtaaaacttcaactcaaCCCAGACCAAGATTGTGTTAGACAACTTTTAGAAATTTCCGACTATCACAGAAATGGCAAAACATAAAAACAACTATAACCACTGTGTCTACTGTTCGTATAATGCCCCCTCTCACTTTGCATATAAATAGTAAGTTCCTCTTCCAGACCTGTTGCCCCCAAGTTTGCAGACTCCCTATGTGAACCAAATtggccccccttttcttccttgCAGAAAAAGCATTGAGTAGATTTGGTTGTGGTCTTTGATTCATGTTCCTGTGATGTGGTCTTTGATTAGGTCATGATTTCATAATCTGCATGCCTTGTGATTTGCGCCTCAATCTAGCCTAGGTTCAGTtatatggtactccctccgtcccataatataagagtggttttgacactacattagtgtcaaaaacgctcttatattatggaacggagggagtagatgtttgGATTATTTGGTTGTCTGGTTCATGGTGAGATGAAAATGCTCTGTACACGGGAGCTCTGTCTATTATGTTCTTTGTTCCTTTCCTTGGGTATAGTCTCCGTGAACTATGGTGGTGCATCTGCTACTTCTGCATCTTAGATTTTGAGTTAGTAACTTTGATGAATTATAGCAAGTAATGTTCTCCCATACATCCAGTTTTTTTTGTTCTTGTTATTGAGTTCCCGGGGAATCCATTAAACGGCTTTCCTTTTGAGGATGAGAAGGGAAAAGATAGCCGAGTAAAACTGTGCTATTTTCTGTTGGATCATAACCATGGTTGCCTGTTTTGGTAACAGTTTATGTACACCTATCTGCAGGGACATGGGAATGGAGGTCGTCGGAGCTGAAGCTGCACCAGCACAGGTTAAAGTAGCTGATGAGGAAGTGACCCTTTTTCAAGACAAGGAAAGCCAAGCAACTGCAAAGGAGCGGGAGGAAGCAGCTGTTTTTGGTTCAGACAATGGCAAAGCTGCGGCAAATGACATGGCACCTCCAAAGGACGCAGCGGAGGAGTGGCCTGAACCTAAGCAAACTTATACCTTCTACTTTGTCAAGGTCCGCTCATTTGAGGACCCTAAGCTGAGAGCAAAACTCGAGCAGGCTGAGAAGGACTTCCAAAATAAGATCCAAGCTCGGGCCAAGATTATTGATGCTATAAAAGCTAAAAAGGTATTTCTTCTTAAAACTCAACATCGAAGTAGGCCCTACCTCTTTTAGTCCTAATTCTAATTTGACTAGATGTTTCATGCTCTGAAACTTATTTAAAGTGACTCTTTGCACTATTGCTTGCCTGTATGTGTTCTTGTTGAAGTAAACCAGGGGATCAGTGTGCCTGCTTTAAGCATAGTGATGAAACTTACTTCACACTTCCTCTGCAGACTGAGCGTGCTGCTGTTCTCGCGGAGCTAAGGCCATTGAGTGCTGAGAACAGGCAGTACAATGAAGCTTTTAATGAGAAGTTGGAGGAGATGAAACCTTACAGAAACCGTTTAGGCAAGTTCCGTGATGAAAATAATGCCATGCGGGCGGAGAGTGCAGGCTTGTGCTCTTCACTCGAAGAGCTTGAGCATGAGGTATGATCAGCACTTTGATAACTCAACCCTTCTCAGTCAGTAttctcattttttgtttgtttATTCTCCTTCAATTCTCCCTAGATCAAGAGATTGAATCACCGCATAAGTCATGAGAGCATATCTTTAGATGAGGAGAAACGGCTGATCAAAGAAATTAAGACCCTTGAAAAAACCAGACCGAAGGTCAGTTCCAATGCTGCTAAACGAGCTAAAATGCAAGATACAGTGGTTGAAAGAGATGCCATACAGGATCAGGTGAAAGTAAGTATCCCATGCCGTGACTTCTGTCTTCTATTGTGCATTTACCTCCTGCATAAATAAATATTAGATACCATTTTGTTTGTCACTTCCCATTCAGCTCATCGGGGATGGTATAGATGGAGTAAAGAAGGAGCGACAAGCAGTCAGGTCTAAGATTAAGGTCCTGGACGATGAGATGAGGGTTGTTGATGGCGAGATTGCTTTGCTTCAAGAAGATTTAAATGCAGCTACCGCCAGAAAGGATAAAGCGTATGAGTCATTGACCGAATTGAGAAAAGCGCGTGATCTTGCCGTAAGTCAGCATACCTTCAACATCTCTCATGCTCATTATTATGTTTGCTCTTGTAATGTTGTTGAGAGTTTGAGACCACCCCATTTTCCAAGTACTTTAGTTGTGTTACAGTTTTACGCAATGAGGCATCATCTTTTTGCATGCCTGAACAGCACTTGAACTCCCTTTCTTGATTGTGGAAATATATGATCAGCCATCGCCTTTTCAAAATTTGAAGCTCTTTGTGACAGCCACATATTGATAAGCCGAATTCTCTGCATCATACCTGTGCATTTTGGTATCAGGAAAAGTTCCTTATTGACTTGAATGTAGCATCAAATTATGttagtcacttattgaaatatcTGAGATGGCACTGCCAGTGCAGTGGTTGGAACATGCTTTATTAGAAGTCTGTCACAAATAATGGTTATTTACCGCACTGTCTTAACAAATTCTTTTGATTTTTCTTAATATTTATGTAGAGACTATCTATTGACAATGTTGCCTTCATCTTGATCAGAATGCATCCTTCCATCAAAACCGCATAGTTCTGAACAGAGCCAGGGATTATTCTTCTAGGAATGAGGTGGAAGAATTGCAAGAGCTCCACAAGACTGAGGTTTGCTTCCACAACCACCTCCTGTAACCTCATCTTTCATTGACTTAAGTATTTCTATACTCAATTGTTGATATGCGCTTTGGTAGGTTGAGAAGTTCATGACACAATGGTGCGGCAGCAAGACCTTTAGAGAGGACTACGAGAAGAGGATCCTCACTTCCCTCAATGGACGACAGCTGACCCGAGATGGCCGGATGAGGAATCCTGATGAGAAGCCCATATTTATCGAAACACAGCAGCCAGCAGCACCTGTGCAACAGGAGCCTATCCCATCAAAAGCGCCTTTGAAACAAGCAAAGGAAGCTGCTGCTCCTCAAGTCGCCCCCAAAGAAGAGCCCCTTGCAAAAGCATCTGCCAAGTCAGCTAAGGTAAAAGCTGCTGTGGATGCTGATGATGATGCCTATGAGGCTGAGCCTCCAAAGGAGAAGCCCAAGCCTAAAGAGGTTGATGTAGCAAAGTTGAAAGAGATCAAGAGACAGGAGGAAATCGAGAAGAATAGACTTGCTTTGGAAAGGAAGAAGAAACAGGCCGAGAAGCAAGCAGCGAAGGCTGCAGCCCGAGCACAAAAGGAAGCCGAGAAGAAGCTTAAGGTAGACACAttagcatctctctctctctctctctctctctcctgtagtgTAACAATGGTGACAAACTTTTTCAGAAAGAGGAGAAGAAAACCAAGAAGAAAACTGAGGCAGCTGACACCGACGAGCCAACTGACTCAGACACCAAGTCTGATGAAGCAGCAGAAACCCAAGCAGAGGATGAGTCTACTCCAGTTCCTGTAGTGAACAAAGAACAGAAGCAGAACACACGGACCAGGAATGTAGTCACCAAGACCAAGGCGCCGCTGCCAAAGGCGATCCTGAAGAGGAAGAAAGCCCAGTCGTACCGGTCATGGGCCACCCCAGCCATGGTGATATCCGCCGTTGCCGTGCTCGTCGCCCTGCTCGCCGCGCTGGGCTACTACCAGTACTACCGCCCGGCGACCACCAGCAACTGATGGAAGGAAAAGAAGGAGGCCTGCGCACCCGCCGCCCTCGAGTATGATTCTTACTAGACCAATTTTGCAGGTGAGAGCAACAGAGTGCATGGTCTGCCGAGACCTGAATGAACTGAAAAGACTGGAGAAGCTTATTCGTTTCTGTTCTGTTTGTTGGGTGGAGTCGGATAAAAAGTTGCAGTTAATTTTGGTTGGCACAGTTAATTTCGTCCAGAACTTGAGAGTCTATACTGCCAGTGAACTCAGTTGTACTTTAAAGTGGAGAATAGATTGCCATCTGAAATAAGTATGCATGTAAACGTGCTGTTTGTGTATGTGTATGCATGGAAATGGAGGCGCATCAGTTGGTCCATCTTCCTAGATTTGGTTGATTCCCATGACTTCGCTTTTTTAAGTACCTTATGTGTGCGTGTTGCTTACGACTCTATGAGTTTCACAAGCCCATAAGGGGACATGGATTATATTTTCAGCATATCAAGCGATGCCTGGTACGAGGCGAGAGGACGAATCCACCGGATGAATCTTTTTGGTTGGACGACTCACGTAACCATTTTTTCCAAGTTGCCATGAATAAATAATCTAAAAGTCGGGTTCCTCCCTTCTCATTCTCTCTTGTGAGATGACAACTTCTGCATTGCAACTAGGCTGGGGATCGGTCGGTCCTAATAGTACACATAGAGTACCTGATTGGTGCTGTATTAGATGTTCAGATGCATGACCTGGAATATATTCTTCAGAATGTTGAGTATTAGCAGCACTGTTTGACAGTGTCATCTTGTATCACTATCATCTTGTACTGCCAGATATGGCAACGAACAATCAGTCTTTCAGAGCAGAAGCCCATACTTTGTGAACTCTTGGGGTAAGCACATGCAGCAATTGTCGCTGCATTCGATTGGTCCTTATTATTtactccctctgtcctaaaatAAGTGATTCAATTTTGTATaaaattgagtcacttattttgagacaaatagattcgtagaccacctagcgacgactacaaacactaaAGTAAGGTGAAGGCGCATCGTCCTCATCGCCCCTTCCTACGTTGAAGTCaagtagtagacagtcgggaagtatATTGTTTCACCATAGGATTTTTCAGTCATAGAGCAAACATCAATGTGCAcaatatcaagaacattttctgctCGGTGTGAAGGAAGTGTACAAAATGC comes from Triticum aestivum cultivar Chinese Spring chromosome 5B, IWGSC CS RefSeq v2.1, whole genome shotgun sequence and encodes:
- the LOC123111748 gene encoding proton pump-interactor BIP103, translating into MGMEVVGAEAAPAQVKVADEEVTLFQDKESQATAKEREEAAVFGSDNGKAAANDMAPPKDAAEEWPEPKQTYTFYFVKVRSFEDPKLRAKLEQAEKDFQNKIQARAKIIDAIKAKKTERAAVLAELRPLSAENRQYNEAFNEKLEEMKPYRNRLGKFRDENNAMRAESAGLCSSLEELEHEIKRLNHRISHESISLDEEKRLIKEIKTLEKTRPKVSSNAAKRAKMQDTVVERDAIQDQVKLIGDGIDGVKKERQAVRSKIKVLDDEMRVVDGEIALLQEDLNAATARKDKAYESLTELRKARDLANASFHQNRIVLNRARDYSSRNEVEELQELHKTEVEKFMTQWCGSKTFREDYEKRILTSLNGRQLTRDGRMRNPDEKPIFIETQQPAAPVQQEPIPSKAPLKQAKEAAAPQVAPKEEPLAKASAKSAKVKAAVDADDDAYEAEPPKEKPKPKEVDVAKLKEIKRQEEIEKNRLALERKKKQAEKQAAKAAARAQKEAEKKLKKEEKKTKKKTEAADTDEPTDSDTKSDEAAETQAEDESTPVPVVNKEQKQNTRTRNVVTKTKAPLPKAILKRKKAQSYRSWATPAMVISAVAVLVALLAALGYYQYYRPATTSN